In Daphnia magna isolate NIES linkage group LG7, ASM2063170v1.1, whole genome shotgun sequence, a single genomic region encodes these proteins:
- the LOC116933120 gene encoding uncharacterized protein LOC116933120, with translation MEATNDEIKMWNIDDVEVFLKSKGFDENVTNILKGNEIDGESFLILNDVEVASMGFKIGPASKLRKLLEKLRSADSIAGNHTIINEPNETGTTLRIVIPSTSTSEIPVPSTSESQESTAEQGAPNVMEILKCSQKGKAIVFNYIERNEDFVTHSERIEIVNIVCNHMVECNQQKHYPSVNTKHMYAAAIIKSFPCLATKHTDQDGGVSFNHDVFYHPVAGGFIENKIKEIRRKEGIRKRKPNGLSKNKESDGIAGEKKKRIKKIKKGVVPENKLPAADGFDEEIMKSMVEWMKVHVVSVNNKAKIVEYMEKTFDFRDRESTFRFKCVSEILVEYPRFMDCDEGSLILRDFHQKYPDKHFSFKSRFLDRFSAPLRFLAKSGNKNVPKSSDDSMNSLILCLQLMPAVYNVKKASFESKLDRLFHLVKENASISAIAKAKDVVHHKQPFLIVVGSLEHPLSFNLVLDFSVIPLGSDCSRAFNVLFASFFVFRLEFPKHLDKFYLLFG, from the exons ATGGAGGCAACCaatgatgaaatcaaaatgTGGAATATAGACGATGTAGAAGTGTTTTTGAAAAGCAAAGGCTTTGATGAAAATGTAACCAATATTCTGAAAG gaaatgaaatcgACGGGGAATCATTTCTTATTCTTAATGACGTGGAAGTAGCAAGCATGGGCTTCAAAATTGGCCCAGCTTCTAAATTGCGGAAACTATTGGAAAAGTTACGCTCTGCTGACTCCATTGCTGGAAATCATACAATAATAAATGAGCCAAATGAAACTGGAACTACTCTTCGCATTGTAATTCCGTCTACTTCTACGTCTGAAATCCCAGTTCCGTCTACAAGTGAATCACAGGAATCGACTGCTGAACAG GGTGCACCAAATGTAATGGAAATTCTCAAATGTAGCCAGAAAGGGAAAGCAATTGTTTTTAACTACATTGAAAGAAACGAGGATTTCGTGACCCACAGTGAACGCATCGAGATAGTCAACATTGTGTGTAATCACATGGTAGAGTGtaaccaacaaaaacattaCCCATCAGTGAATACCAAACACATGTACGCAGCTGCAATTATAAAGAGTTTCCCATGCCTAGCAACAAAGCACACAGATCAAGATGGTGGTGTGTCTTTCAATCACGACGTTTTCTATCACCCAGTAGCTGGTGGtttcattgaaaataaaatcaaagaaataagaagaaaagagggaatTAGGAAGAGAAAACCTAACGGTTTATCAAAGAACAAGGAATCGGATGGAATTGCtggtgaaaagaagaagagaataaagaaaattaaaaagggTGTAGTACCCGAGAATAAACTACCTGCTGCTGACGGCTTTGATGAGGAAATTATGAAATCAATG GTGGAATGGATGAAAGTTCATGTCGTTTCAGTCAACAATAAAGCCAAAATTGTTGAATACATGGAAAAAACCTTTGACTTCCGCGATCGGGAGAGTACATTTCGATTTAAATGCGTATCTGAAATCCTTGTGGAGTACCCAAGGTTCATGGATTGTGATGAAGGATCTTTG ATTCTTCGGGACTTCCATCAAAAATATCCtgataaacatttttcattcaaaagCCGATTTTTGGATAGATTTTCTGCTCCTCTTCGGTTTTTGGCTAAAAGCGGAAACAAGAACGTTCCCAAGTCATCTGATG ATTCCATGAATTCCCTCATTTTATGTTTGCAACTTATGCCAGCAGTGTATAACGTTAAAAAAGCATCTTTCGAATCCAAACTGGATCGCCTATTTCACTTGGTGAAG GAAAATGCATCGATTTCAGCGATCGCTAAGGCGAAGGATGTTGTCCATCATAAGCAGCCCTTCCTTATTGTTGTTGGATCCCTAGAGCACCCGTTGTCTTTTAACCTGGTATTGGACTTTAGTGTTATTCCCCTTGGCAGCGATTGCTCAAGGGCATTCAATGTCCTCTtcgcctctttttttgtgtttagaTTGGAATTCCCAAAACATCTAGACAAATTTTATCTTCTTTTTGGATAG